The Deinococcus koreensis genome window below encodes:
- a CDS encoding carbohydrate ABC transporter permease: MLKPTPAPAAEVEERAVFGGRALPWLFLLPSLAILAVFIYLPALQTLRLAAYRANVILGTERFVGLANFAELLSSPTYLQVVAQTLVFTVLTVSLGLLCSLALAWLASRPVRGAKTYRLLLIYPYALSPAIAGTLWLFLFNPEIGVVNQLLGAAFQIKPRWLDTPLLAFGLVTLAAIWKGLAYNIVFYLASIQNLPGDVMEAAQIDGATPAQVFWRVAFPLLTPITFFLVFTNIIAALFDSFALTDILTRGGPYTGNAGATTFLVYQLYQDGFVNFKTGAAAAQAALMLVLVAFITFMQFRVGERRVHYGG; encoded by the coding sequence TTGCTGAAACCCACCCCCGCTCCCGCCGCCGAGGTCGAGGAACGCGCCGTCTTCGGGGGCCGCGCGCTGCCCTGGCTGTTCCTGCTGCCCAGCCTGGCCATCCTGGCGGTGTTCATCTACCTGCCGGCGCTGCAGACCCTGCGGCTGGCCGCCTACAGGGCCAACGTGATCCTGGGCACCGAGCGCTTCGTGGGGCTGGCGAACTTCGCCGAACTGCTGTCCAGCCCGACCTACCTGCAGGTGGTGGCCCAGACGCTGGTGTTCACCGTGCTCACCGTGTCGCTGGGCCTGCTGTGCTCGCTCGCGCTGGCGTGGCTCGCCAGCCGGCCCGTGCGCGGCGCCAAGACCTACCGCCTGCTGCTGATCTACCCCTACGCCCTGAGCCCCGCCATCGCCGGCACGCTGTGGCTCTTCCTCTTCAACCCCGAGATCGGGGTGGTCAACCAGCTGCTGGGCGCCGCCTTCCAGATCAAGCCGCGCTGGCTGGACACGCCGCTGCTGGCCTTCGGGCTGGTCACGCTGGCCGCCATCTGGAAGGGGCTGGCGTACAACATCGTGTTCTACCTCGCCTCGATCCAGAACCTGCCGGGCGACGTGATGGAGGCCGCGCAGATCGACGGCGCCACGCCCGCGCAGGTCTTCTGGCGGGTGGCCTTCCCGCTGCTCACCCCCATCACGTTTTTCCTGGTGTTCACGAACATCATCGCCGCGCTCTTCGATTCCTTCGCGCTGACCGACATCCTCACGCGCGGGGGGCCGTACACCGGCAACGCGGGGGCCACGACTTTTCTCGTGTACCAGCTCTACCAGGACGGCTTCGTGAACTTCAAGACGGGTGCGGCCGCCGCACAGGCCGCGCTGATGCTGGTGCTGGTGGCCTTCATCACCTTCATGCAGTTCCGGGTGGGCGAGCGGCGGGTGCACTATGGGGGCTGA